The stretch of DNA GCCTCCGGGACCACGCAGAACAGCGAGAGCCCCCACAGGCCCTCGCGGCGCAGGGCCAGGGCCGCGCCGATCGGGATGCCGTCCTCCTCGGCGAGCCAGCAGCCGCCCGGATCGGTGACGGCGAGATGCCGGGTGCGGATGTTCTCGACCGCGACGGCCGCCGGTGTCGGTTCTCTCGGCTCCTCGCCGAGGCTGCGTTCCAGGGCGTTGAAGGCCGCGGTGGTCACCGCGCGGACGGCGGCGGCGTCGGAGGCGCTGTCACGGACCGGGCGCAGGAGCATGCCCCCAGTCTCTCCCCGGAGCGGCGCGGGAGGGGACGGTTCCGGCCGGGTCCGCCGCGCGGTGTGCGAGCATGGAGGTGCCCCTACCACTTGGGGGCAATCCCCGGAATACTTCGGGGGCGCCGCCGGTTTGCCGCTGGTAGCAGCAGTACGTCGTCAAAACCCGGGAGTATGCAGATGACCGTCCAGGACGAGACCAACGTCGAGAGCGGGATCCTCCTCAGCGATGCCGCCGCGGCCAAGGTCAAGAGCCTGCTGGAGCAGGAGGGCCGCGAGGACCTCGCGCTGCGCGTCGCCGTGCAGCCCGGTGGTTGCTCTGGCCTGCGCTACCAGCTGTTCTTCGACGAGCGCTCGCTCGACGGCGATGTCGTGAAGGACTTCGGCGGCGTGAGCGTCGTCACCGACCGGATGAGCGCTCCGTACCTCGGCGGCGCCTCCATCGACTTCGTCGACACCATCGAGAAGCAGGGCTTCACGATCGACAACCCCAACGCCACCGGCTCCTGCGCCTGCGGTGACTCCTTCAGCTAGTCGCTCCGCGCACGGCCGAACAGCGGCGCTCCACCCGTTGGGGTGGGGCGCCGCTGTTGTGTGAGCTGAATCAGTTCGGCTTGGTCGGGCCGTGGGTGACGACGCGGTCACTGGGCATCGGGTCGGTGACCGACAGGGTCTTCCCGGTGGTGGTGTCCACCACGCTGCGGCCGTCCAGCGGCGAGGCCAGAGTGGTGCTGACCGTCTGCGGGGTCATCACGGCCGGGCACATCTGCCCCGGCTTGGGGCCCTGGGTGACCACCACGGTCACCTTGACCTCGCCGGAGACCGACTCGTCCGCGTGCAGGCCGTACTTCTCGCAGACACCGCCGTAGAAGTGCACGCTGAGGGTGGTGCCGGAGACGGAGTAGCCGGTGGCCGTCGTTCCCTTCGCCGCGGTCGACGAGGAGCCGGAGCCGGAGCTCGACGGGGCGGGGATGTTCGGCCCGCCCGGCTGGATGCTGCTCCCGCTGCTCGCCGACGGCACCGTGACGACCACGGACGCCGAGGTCGAGGGCGCCGCCGAACTGCCGGCGTTCACCGCGGAGCCCGAAGCGCATGCCGTGGCGCTGCCGAGAGCGACGGCCCCGAGCACCGCGAGTGCCGCCGCCGTCCGCGCGGTCGTCCGGGTAGTCGTCCTGTGAGTCACTGCTGCCTCCCGTGCTGTCCCGTATAGCTGAACGAGGATGGGACGCGGAAGGTGCGGAACAGGTTCCGCCGGATCAGTCGCCGAAGTCGGAGAGGTCCCGGACCAGGGCGGCGGAACGTGCGCTGACCTTGAAGCCAGGGTGCACGGGCTGGTCGGCGGCGGCCTTGTCGGTGGTGGCCAGCAGCGGCCAGAACAGGCCCATCCGGCGGGAGGTGTGCACCAGACCCGCGAGGGTGTCGGCGTCGGCGTCACCGCGGAGGTGGGCGGGGACGTGGATCGGGTTGTTCCTGGGCAGCATGGCGCGCTCCGAGGTCGGCTCCGGCGGCGAGGGTCCCGTCGCCTACTTCCGACCCTAGATCGGGAACAGAGCGCATTCCAGCCCTACCAGAGGGTAACCGGCCGGTACCGGTGAGGTGACGCAGGGTGCGGCCGGTACGGTGTTCGGGGGCAGACAACTGTCGGCGCCCTGTGTGCAGTCCCGTTCAGTCCCGCTTCGAGGAGCCTTTCCGTGCGCATCGCTGTCACCGGATCGATCGCCACCGACCACCTCATGACCTTCCCCGGACGCTTCGCGGAGCAGTTCATGGCGGAGCAGTTGCACACCGTGTCGCTCTCCTTCCTGGTCGACACCCTGGACGTGCGCCGGGGCGGGGTCGGCCCCAACATCTGCTTCGGGATGGGCCTGCTCGGTCTCAGCCCGATCCTGGTCGGCGCGGCCGGGGCCGACTTCGCCGAGTACCGCTCGTGGCTGGACCGCCACAACGTGGACACCAGCGCGGTGCGGATCTCCGAGACCCGGCACACGGCCCGGTTCGTCTGCACCACCGACACCGACCACAACCAGATCGCGTCCTTCTACACCGGCGCGATGAGCGAGGCCCGGAACATCGAGCTGCGGCCGATCGCCGAGCGGCTCGGCAGCCTCGACCTGGTGCTGATCGGCGCGGACGACCCGGAGGCGATGGTCCGGCACACCGAGGAGTGCCGCGACCGCGGGTACGCGTTCGCGGCCGACCCCTCGCAGCAGTTGGCCCGTCTCGACGGCGAGGACATCCGGAGCCTGGTCGACGGGGCGACGTATCTCTTCTCCAACGAGTACGAGAAGGCGCTGATCGAGACCAAGACCGGCTGGTCCGAGGAGGACATCCTGGACCGGGTGGGCGTGCGGGTCACCACGCTGGGCGCGAAGGGCGCCCGGATCGACCGCAAGGGGGAGCCGCCGGTGCTGGTGCACTGCCCTGCGGAGAACGTCAAGGCGGACCCGACCGGGGTCGGCGATGCGTTCCGCGCGGGGTTCCTGGCGGGGCTGACCTGGGATCTGGGGCTGGAGCGGTGCGCGCAGATCGGCTCCATGCTGGCGACCCTCGTCATCGAGACCGTTGGCACCCAGGAGTACGAGCTGCGGCGGGGGCACTTCCTGGACCGCTTCGCGGTGGCCTACGGGGAAGAGGCCGCGGCGGAGGTGCGGACTCACTTGCGTTGAGTGGTCGGCTCTACGTCGGCGGTGGTTGATGTTCGCGCAGTTCCCCGCGCCCCTGACATGTGCAACTGAGCCAGTTGCAGACCCATAGGGGCGCGGGGAACTGCGCGCTCAGCTGAGACGGCGGATCACATAGGCCACTGCGTTCAGCCCCTCCGCGGGTTCGCTCCCCACGTACTCCTGCGAACGCATCTCGCACCAGGCCGGGATGTCCAACGCCGCGGCCTCGTCGTCGGAGAGGACTCTGATGAGCCCGCCGACGGGGACGTCGGCGAGGTGTTTGGCCAGCTCGATCACCGGGATCGGACAGCGGCGGCCCAGGGTGTCCAGGGTCAGTTCGTCCGTCGACGGGGTTGCTGACGGTGCGTCGAGCGTGGCGCGGACCGCCGCGACCGCCCGGGGGAGGACTTCCAGGAAACTGTCGATGTCGGCGTCCACGCAGTCCCGCGGCAGGGACACCCGGATGTTGCCCTCGGTGAGAACCCCCATCGCGGCCAGCACATGGCTCGGCGTCAGCGTGCTCGACGTGCAGGAGGAGCCCGAGGTGACGGCGAAGCCGGCCCGGTCCAGTTCGCCCAGCAGGGCCTCCCCGTCGACGTAGAGGCAGGAGAAGGTCAGCAGGTGGGGCAGCCGCTCCTCGGGCGCGCCGAGCACCGCCAGGTCGGGGACCAGGCCCGGCAGGGCCTCCCGCAGTCGGGCGATCCTGGCGTGCTGGACGGCGTTCAGCGCCGCCGCCTCCTGCCGGACCGCGCGCAGCGCGACCGCCGCGGCGATCACCGCGGGGACGTTGACATAGCCGGGCACCCGCCCGGCCTCACGGTCGTCGGCCGGGAGCGGCGAGCGGTAGCGGACGCCCTTGCGGACCGCCAGCACGCCGACCCCGGCCGGTCCGCCCCACTTGTGCGCGGAGGCGGTCAGCAGTGACCAGCCCTCCGGCGCGCCCAGCGGTCCGGCCGACTGCGCGGCGTCGACCAGCAGCGGCACCCCCCGCTCCGCGCACAGCGCGGCGACCTCGGCGACCGGCTGCACCGTCCCCACCTCGTGGTTGGCCGACTGCAGGGCGGCCAGCGCGGTGCCGGGGCGCAGCGCCTCCGCGAACGCCTCTGGGCGGACCCGTCCCTGACGGTCGACCGGGACGGCGGAGGAGGTTCCCCCGTCCGCCTGATGTCGCTCGGCCGCATGGAGTACGGAGGAGTGTTCGACCGCGGAGTGGACCAGGTGTCGTCCGTTCCGGTGATTCCCGGCGAGCGCGCCCAGCACCGCGAGCTGGTTGGCCTGCGTCCCCGACGTGGTGAACGCCACTTCGTCGGTACGGGCCCCGAGTTCCGCGGCGACGGTCTCGCGGGCGGCGTCCAGCAGCATCCTGGCCCGGCGCCCGTCCCGGTAGAGCCTGGCCGGGTCGGCCCAGCCCTCGTCGAGCGCGGACAGCAGCGCCTGCCGGGCGAGCGGGTGCAGCGGGGCGGTCGAGGCTGCGTCGAAGTACGGCACCTTCACACGGTAGCGAGCCGGTCCTTGTCGGCACGTCAGGGGGCCGTCCGCACGGTGATCGTCCGGGTCGCTTATGGTGTGTCAGCCGGGTGCCGCCGGTGCGTCGCCGGAACGGTCCCAGGGTGTGCGAAGTGCCCATCTGACCAGGGATTCCACCCGTTCGGGGGCCATCCGGGGGCCGCACCGGCGCGTTAGCCGGACCTGCCCGCGAAGCTCCGACAGCCCTGGAGTAGGGTTTGGCCCGCATAAACATCCAAACCCTGCCCGCTGACCGGGCCGCCGGGACCACAGTTACCCGGGTGGCGCGTGAGCGGGCGAGACTTCGGGAAGGCGCTACGTGAGTCCCAACGGCTCCGACCGCTCGCCGCGGCGCTCGATGCGGCGGAAGCTGCTCTCTGCGCTGACGCTGGGCCTCGTCCTTGCCACCGCCACTGGCTGCTCGTCCTCGCAACTGCCCCGGCTCGGCCTGCCCACTCCGCGTGACGAGCAGGGCAAGACCGTCCTCTTCATCTGGCAGAGCTCGTGGATCGCCGCGCTGGCGGTCGGTGTCCTCGTCTGGGGACTGATCCTGTGGAGCGTGTTCTTCCACCGGCGCAGCCGTTCCAAGATCGAGGTGCCACCGCAGTTCCGGTACAACATGCCGGTCGAGGCGCTGTTCACCGTGGTCCCGCTGATCATGGTGTCGGTGTTCTTCTTCTACACCGCGCGCGACGAGGACTACCTGCTCAAGACCCCGACGCCGGCGACCACGGTCAATGTCGTCGGTTTCCAGTGGAGCTGGGCGTTCAACTACAACCACAGCGTCACCAACAAGAGCCAGGGCGACGTGGCCGGTGACGACGGCGGCGCCTACGACGTCGGCACGCCGGGAACCCCGCCCACGCTGTGGCTTCCGCTGGAGGAGAAGGTCGAGTTCGACCTCACCTCGCGTGACGTGATCCACGGCTTCTGGCCGGTCGACTTCCTGATGAAGATGGACATCATCCCCGGTGTCGTGAACAAGTTCGAGGTGACGCCCACCGCGCTCGGCACCTTCCGCGGGAAGTGCACCGAGCTCTGCGGTGTCGACCACTCGCAGATGCTGTTCAACGTCAAGGTGGTCACCCCGGCGGAGTACGACGCGCACATCGCCGAGCTTCGCGCCAAGGGCCAGAAGGGCTTTGTGCCCGCGGGCATCACGACCACCGGAGCGGACAACGCCAAATGACGATCCTCAACGAACCCCAGGGTCTCAGCGGCGGGACCACCGCCGTGCGCCGGAAGAGCGCGCTTGAGCGCAAGTCCGGCACCCAGGTCATCAAGTGGATGACCACCACGGACCACAAGACCATCGGCACGCTGTACCTGGTCACCTCGTTCGCGTTCTTCATCATCGGCGGCATCCTGGCGCTGACGATGCGTGCGCAGCTGGCGCAGCCGAACGGCTCGGTTCTGACGAACGAGCAGTTCAACCAGGCGTTCACCATGCACGGCACGATCATGCTGCTGATGTTCGCCACCCCGCTCTTCGCCGGCTTCACCAACTGGATCATGCCGCTGCAGATCGGTGCGCCCGACGTGGCGTTCCCGCGGCTGAACATGTTCGCGTACTGGCTGTACCTGTTCGGCTCGCTGATCGCGGTGGGCGGCTTCCTCACCCCGCAGGGCGCGGCCGACTTCGGCTGGTTCGCCTACTCGCCGCTGTCGGACGCGATCCACTCGCCGAGTGTCGGCGCCGACATGTGGATCATGGGTCTGGCGCTCTCCGGCTTCGGTACCATCCTCGGCTCGGTCAACTTCATCACCACCATCATCTGCATGCGCGCCCCCGGCATGACGATGTTCCGGATGCCGATCTTCTGCTGGAACGTGCTGCTCACCGCCGTTCTGGTGCTGCTGGCCTTCCCGGTCCTCGCGGCGGCCCTGCTGGCGCTGGAGGCGGACCGCAAGTTCGGTGCGCATGTCTTCGACCCGGCCAACGGCGGGCCGATCCTCTGGCAGCACCTCTTCTGGTTCTTCGGCCATCCAGAGGTGTACATCATCGCGCTGCCGTTCTTCGGGATCATCTCCGAGGTCATCCCGGTGTTCTCGCGCAAGCCGATGTTCGGGTACCAGAGCCTCATCGCGGCGACCATCGCCATCGCCGGCCTCTCGGTCACCGTGTGGGCCCACCACATGTACGTCACCGGCGCGGTGCTGCTGCCGTTCTTCTCCTTCATGACGTTCCTCATCGCGGTCCCGACCGGGGTGAAGTTCTTCAACTGGATCGGCACCATGTGGCGGGGCTCGCTGAGCTTCGAGACGCCGATGCTGTGGAGCGTCGGCTTCCTGGTGACCTTCCTCTTCGGCGGTCTGACGGGTGTTCTGCTGGCTTCCCCGCCCATCGACTTCCATGTCTCGGACTCCTACTTCGTGGTGGCGCACTTCCACTACGTGGTGTTCGGCACGGTCGTCTTCGCGATGTTCGCGGGCTTCCACTTCTGGTGGCCCAAGATGACCGGCAAGATGCTGGACGAGCGCCTGGGCAAGATCACCTTCTGGATGCTGTTCGTCGGCTTCCACACCACCTTCCTGGTGCAGCACTGGCTGGGCGCCGAGGGCATGCCGCGTCGCTACGCGACCTACCTGCCCACCGACGGCTTCACCACGCTGAACCTGATCTCCACCATCGGGTCGTTCATCCTCGGCGCCTCGATGCTGCCGTTCTTCTACAACGTCTGGAAGACCGCGAAGTACGGCGAGAAGGTCGACGTCGACGACCCGTGGGGCTACGGCCGCTCGCTGGAGTGGGCGACCTCCTGCCCGCCGCCGCGGCACAACTTCCTCACCCTGCCGCGGATCCGCTCCGAGTCCCCGGCGTTCGACCTGCACCACCCGGAGATCGCGGCGCAGGACTACCTGGAGAACCACGGCGAGGTGCCCCCGCACCTGGTCGCCGCACTGGAGGCAGCCGCTGCCGACACCGAGAAGGAGGCGGGTGACCGATGAGGGAACAGGGCAAGATCTTCGCTGGCTTCGCCGTCTTCGTCCTCGGCATCGCGATCTGGTACGGCATCTGGTCCAAGGACCCGACCGGCACCACGGCGCTGTTCATGGCCTTCGCGCTGGGTGCGTTCATCGCCTTCTACCTGCTGTTCACCGCCAAGCGGGTGGACACCGGCGCCTCGGACAACCCGCAGGCCGAGGTGTCCGACGACGCCGGCGTCCAGGGCTTCTTCAGCCCGCACAGCTGGCAGCCGCTGATGCTGGGCATCGGCGGGGCGCTGATGTTCAGCGGTGTCATCTTCGGCTGGTGGCTGATGTACTTCTCCACCCCCATCCTTCTGATCGGCATCTTCGGCTGGGTGTTCGAGTACTACCGGGGCGAGAACCAGACGCAGTGAGGTTCTCCCCGTGAAGGGGCGGCAGACCGTGGAAACGGTCCGCCGCCCCTTCTGCATTTTTTCCGGGTCACTCGTTGGGGTGCTGCGAGTGGGTGTAATGCAGTGATTCTTCCTAGGATGTGACGGTACGTCGCCTATCGGCGCATCGGAAGGACAAGGGCATGAGGGCTCGGTTTCTGGCAGCAGCGGCGATGATCACGGGTCCGTTGCTGCTCTGCGGGTGCAGCGGCGGCTCCGGCGGCCTGGGCCATGAGAGCTCGGTGGACGCGGCCGGGCTGGTCAGCCTCAGCCCGTCCGGGCGGACCGTGGATCCGAGCCTGCCGGTGCTGGTGACGGCCGCCCGCGGGCAGCTCACCGATGTCGTCGTCACCGCCGCCGACGGGCGCAGGCTGGCCGGGGCGATCACCGCCGACGACCGCAGCTGGCGCTCCAGCGGGCCGCTGAGCGCGGGGGAGCAGTACACGGTGCGGATCAGCGCCGACAACGGCGACGGCGGGCGCGGAACCACCGTCCAGGAGTTCGCCACCAGGCCCGCGCCGAAGACCCTGACCATGAAGCTCACGCCCGGCGACAAGGCCGTCTACGGCGTCGGGGAGCCGATCACGGCGACCCTGAGCACCCCCGTGCACGACCAGGACGCCAGAAGGGCCGTGGAGCGCGGTCTGACGGTCGATTCCACCCCCTCGGTGCAGGGCGGCTGGTACTGGGTGGACGACAGCACCCTGCACTTCCGTCCCAAGTCCTACTGGCCCGCGCACGCCGTCGTCAGCGCCGCCTTCGACATGCAGGGCCGGCCGGTCGGTGGCGGCCTCTACGCAGGAGCCCCCAGCCGGATCTCCTTCAGCACCGGCGACAAGCTCTTCGCGCTCACCGACGCCGGCAGCGACCAGATGACCGTCTACCGCAACGACCAGGTGATCCGGACCCTGCCGATCACCACAGGGAAGCCGGGCTTTTCCACCCGCAGCGGGTTCAAGGTGGTGCTGGAGCAGTCGCCGGTGGTCCTGATGGACTCCAGCACCATCGGCATCCC from Streptomyces sp. 846.5 encodes:
- the coxB gene encoding cytochrome c oxidase subunit II — its product is MSPNGSDRSPRRSMRRKLLSALTLGLVLATATGCSSSQLPRLGLPTPRDEQGKTVLFIWQSSWIAALAVGVLVWGLILWSVFFHRRSRSKIEVPPQFRYNMPVEALFTVVPLIMVSVFFFYTARDEDYLLKTPTPATTVNVVGFQWSWAFNYNHSVTNKSQGDVAGDDGGAYDVGTPGTPPTLWLPLEEKVEFDLTSRDVIHGFWPVDFLMKMDIIPGVVNKFEVTPTALGTFRGKCTELCGVDHSQMLFNVKVVTPAEYDAHIAELRAKGQKGFVPAGITTTGADNAK
- a CDS encoding cysteine desulfurase/sulfurtransferase TusA family protein, translating into MPYFDAASTAPLHPLARQALLSALDEGWADPARLYRDGRRARMLLDAARETVAAELGARTDEVAFTTSGTQANQLAVLGALAGNHRNGRHLVHSAVEHSSVLHAAERHQADGGTSSAVPVDRQGRVRPEAFAEALRPGTALAALQSANHEVGTVQPVAEVAALCAERGVPLLVDAAQSAGPLGAPEGWSLLTASAHKWGGPAGVGVLAVRKGVRYRSPLPADDREAGRVPGYVNVPAVIAAAVALRAVRQEAAALNAVQHARIARLREALPGLVPDLAVLGAPEERLPHLLTFSCLYVDGEALLGELDRAGFAVTSGSSCTSSTLTPSHVLAAMGVLTEGNIRVSLPRDCVDADIDSFLEVLPRAVAAVRATLDAPSATPSTDELTLDTLGRRCPIPVIELAKHLADVPVGGLIRVLSDDEAAALDIPAWCEMRSQEYVGSEPAEGLNAVAYVIRRLS
- a CDS encoding cytochrome c oxidase subunit 4, with the protein product MREQGKIFAGFAVFVLGIAIWYGIWSKDPTGTTALFMAFALGAFIAFYLLFTAKRVDTGASDNPQAEVSDDAGVQGFFSPHSWQPLMLGIGGALMFSGVIFGWWLMYFSTPILLIGIFGWVFEYYRGENQTQ
- a CDS encoding iron-sulfur cluster assembly accessory protein, whose protein sequence is MTVQDETNVESGILLSDAAAAKVKSLLEQEGREDLALRVAVQPGGCSGLRYQLFFDERSLDGDVVKDFGGVSVVTDRMSAPYLGGASIDFVDTIEKQGFTIDNPNATGSCACGDSFS
- the ctaD gene encoding cytochrome c oxidase subunit I; the encoded protein is MTILNEPQGLSGGTTAVRRKSALERKSGTQVIKWMTTTDHKTIGTLYLVTSFAFFIIGGILALTMRAQLAQPNGSVLTNEQFNQAFTMHGTIMLLMFATPLFAGFTNWIMPLQIGAPDVAFPRLNMFAYWLYLFGSLIAVGGFLTPQGAADFGWFAYSPLSDAIHSPSVGADMWIMGLALSGFGTILGSVNFITTIICMRAPGMTMFRMPIFCWNVLLTAVLVLLAFPVLAAALLALEADRKFGAHVFDPANGGPILWQHLFWFFGHPEVYIIALPFFGIISEVIPVFSRKPMFGYQSLIAATIAIAGLSVTVWAHHMYVTGAVLLPFFSFMTFLIAVPTGVKFFNWIGTMWRGSLSFETPMLWSVGFLVTFLFGGLTGVLLASPPIDFHVSDSYFVVAHFHYVVFGTVVFAMFAGFHFWWPKMTGKMLDERLGKITFWMLFVGFHTTFLVQHWLGAEGMPRRYATYLPTDGFTTLNLISTIGSFILGASMLPFFYNVWKTAKYGEKVDVDDPWGYGRSLEWATSCPPPRHNFLTLPRIRSESPAFDLHHPEIAAQDYLENHGEVPPHLVAALEAAAADTEKEAGDR
- a CDS encoding carbohydrate kinase family protein, yielding MRIAVTGSIATDHLMTFPGRFAEQFMAEQLHTVSLSFLVDTLDVRRGGVGPNICFGMGLLGLSPILVGAAGADFAEYRSWLDRHNVDTSAVRISETRHTARFVCTTDTDHNQIASFYTGAMSEARNIELRPIAERLGSLDLVLIGADDPEAMVRHTEECRDRGYAFAADPSQQLARLDGEDIRSLVDGATYLFSNEYEKALIETKTGWSEEDILDRVGVRVTTLGAKGARIDRKGEPPVLVHCPAENVKADPTGVGDAFRAGFLAGLTWDLGLERCAQIGSMLATLVIETVGTQEYELRRGHFLDRFAVAYGEEAAAEVRTHLR
- a CDS encoding Ig-like domain-containing protein translates to MRARFLAAAAMITGPLLLCGCSGGSGGLGHESSVDAAGLVSLSPSGRTVDPSLPVLVTAARGQLTDVVVTAADGRRLAGAITADDRSWRSSGPLSAGEQYTVRISADNGDGGRGTTVQEFATRPAPKTLTMKLTPGDKAVYGVGEPITATLSTPVHDQDARRAVERGLTVDSTPSVQGGWYWVDDSTLHFRPKSYWPAHAVVSAAFDMQGRPVGGGLYAGAPSRISFSTGDKLFALTDAGSDQMTVYRNDQVIRTLPITTGKPGFSTRSGFKVVLEQSPVVLMDSSTIGIPAGSSESYHKDVHWDTRVTWSGEYVHAAPWSVDEQGIANVSHGCTGMSTANAHWFYDTVRRGDVVQVVNSYGHRMESFSNGFGDWNLSWDDWLKGSALGRPVSTGAVSGPVSTPVGYLRPQA